TCGCCTCCCCCTCGCATGACCTGCAGCGAAGCGCTCGGTAACTGCTCGGGTACGGTTAAACACGCTGATGAGGAACCCCCTATTTTCTAGGTTGAGAGCGAGATTTGCCCCCATAACAGCAAGGCCAATCAGCCCAACATCACTCTTACTCATAAGGTAAGTTCGTCATCCAGTTCACTGAGTATAGATACACCTACGGCCAATATACCTACGGCCAAAAGGGGAAAGATCCCACACCCCGCGCACAGCTTTCAAGGAAAATGGGAACATTCTAAGTACTCTCCTTTACTCAAAGTTTTTTCCTCTCGCAAGCTCGACCTCCTACACCAACACAAAGAAGAGTAGAACTATACTCACCTCTCACCTCAGTTCCCCCACAACACAAAACTGGTGAGAATGCTTGTTGTTCTACCCTCTTTTTTATTCTTTTTTTCTTCCTATCCCTGGATCAGAGTTCTCTTGCGCAGGGCCTTGCTCGGGAACAAGGTATGTAACAAGACTCTTTACAGCTAACACCTTTGATATGTCGTCGATAAACCAGCTTTCGATTGACGAATCACCTGTTTGCAGCAAGAGTGGGTTCGTTCGGATTCGGATATGTGTCACACTATTACAGTAGTCGTCGAAAACAGATTTGGGGTGCTCGGCCGTGTTGTGGGGGTGTTTAGTGGGCGGGGTTTTAATATTGAAGGCCTCAACGTAAGTCCTGCTAGGGATCCCTCTACCTCCCGTATGACCATTACTCTCCGTGGAGACGGTAAGATATTGGAGCAAGTTACCCATCATTTAGAAAAGTTAGTGGATGTTATCAGTGTTAGACACCATCGAGATAGAGAATACATAGGCCGAGAGCTAGTGCTTCTACGTGTGTGTGCGGATCTTAAGACCCGCACAGAGGTGATACAGATTTGTGAAGTTTTTCGCGCGAAAGTCATAGACGTGCATCCTACCGAACTCACCATCGAGCTCTCTGGATCAGAAATCAAGATTGCCAGGTTTCTCGGCCTTATGGAGACTTTTAAAATTGAGGAGCTCGTCAGAACTGGGCAGGTGGTCCTTCCCAGTCCTCCTGGTCCTTCCCAGTCCTCCTTGAGGAGGACGTCCCACATCCTACATTGATTTCTCAATATGCCAGCCAAAATATATACTGAAGAAGATGCGGACTTAAAGGTACTCTCCGGTAAGACTGTTGCTGTGATTGGATTTGGGTCCCAGGGGCATGCCCATGCGCTCAATCTTAAGGAAAGTGGAGTCCATGTCATTGTTGGGCTTTATCCGGAGAGCAGAAGTCGCATTGCAGCAGAAGACCTTGGGTTTGAAGTGTGCGATACCGCGGAGGCTGTACAAAAGGGTGACATTCTATTTATTGCTGTACCTGACCTGAAAATAGCGGGTGTTTATGAAAACGACATTGCTCCTCATTTGCATCCGAACAAGACACTGCTTTTTAGCCATGGTTTCGCCATTCATTTTCGCACCATCGTGCCAGAGGACAATATGGATATCCTCATGGTCGCCCCCAAAGGGCCAGGTCATCTTGTCAGACGTCTATTCACTGAGGGGAGGGGGGTACCTGCACTCATTGCTGTCTACCAGAATCCTAGCAAGTATGCTAAGGAGGTGGCGCTTGCTTGGGCAAAGGGAATCGGTAGTACCAGGGCCGGCGTTTTTGAAACGACCTTCAAAGAGGAGACAGAGACCGACCTGTTCGGTGAGCAGACGGTACTCTGTGGTGGAGTCTCTGC
This DNA window, taken from Candidatus Xiphinematobacter sp., encodes the following:
- the ilvC gene encoding ketol-acid reductoisomerase, with product MPAKIYTEEDADLKVLSGKTVAVIGFGSQGHAHALNLKESGVHVIVGLYPESRSRIAAEDLGFEVCDTAEAVQKGDILFIAVPDLKIAGVYENDIAPHLHPNKTLLFSHGFAIHFRTIVPEDNMDILMVAPKGPGHLVRRLFTEGRGVPALIAVYQNPSKYAKEVALAWAKGIGSTRAGVFETTFKEETETDLFGEQTVLCGGVSALIQRGYETLVEAGYQPEMAYFEVLHELKLIVDLINESGISGMRFSISETAKYGDVTVGPQIIDMSVKERMRTALKNIQSGKFANDWICEYKSGLEKYRALLAAGEEHPIEKVGSRLRALMPWIQRRNIKGAQASY
- the ilvN gene encoding acetolactate synthase small subunit, with product MCHTITVVVENRFGVLGRVVGVFSGRGFNIEGLNVSPARDPSTSRMTITLRGDGKILEQVTHHLEKLVDVISVRHHRDREYIGRELVLLRVCADLKTRTEVIQICEVFRAKVIDVHPTELTIELSGSEIKIARFLGLMETFKIEELVRTGQVVLPSPPGPSQSSLRRTSHILH